In the Brettanomyces nanus chromosome 1, complete sequence genome, ctgtttcttcaatataaGTGCCAACCAAAGCGGCACTTCTTCTCGACGCAATGCTTTTAAATCTGGTAGTCTTGCTCCTATCAGTGTTGCGCCGTTCATAGTATATCTGGGGAGTATTGTTACAAGTTCCTGCTCCGCCAGGAAGTTGATTTCTCCACTACTAAATCTGTAGAGTGATTTTGCGTTAGCCATAGTAAAAACAGTTCCGCAAACACCAGATGAGCCGTGGTGCTCTAACCAAAGTTCAAGCGTGAAACGCGTTTTGGCGTCTgaatatttgaagaatttcagGCAGTGCTTGATGTTTAAATGAGGAAGTCTTTGCAATTCTTAAGGTTTATTATAATCAtttgatattgaaggaCTCCATATTGATAGATGCCAGAAGAAGTCACCAATTTTGATCCCCTAGAGTACTTTACTTTTACTCCCCATAGTACATTAAGTAATGATTTTGCTCTGGAGAATTACATTGAGGTATCTGCTCATGAGAGACTTCCACtagatgaaaatgaaaattcCGTGGATATATTGGATCTtccaatgatatcaatgaATCCACCCTACGAAGTTATAGTTGTGATATTGAAATtactgaagaaaagagaaacaacCAATTTCGGGGGAGACAAAACTATAGGCGAAGCCATGAAAATAAACGAGCTACTAAAGCTAAAGCAGATCCCTCCTAATGTCTTTGAAGACGCTATCACATGGCTAAAAATCTCTAAATCTATTCTTGGTGATAAGTCAAAATTGATTGAAGTCAACCAATTATCTAGTAATGGGGATAAGCAAAAACTCATAAGGTATTTGACTACCTTTATTTCGTCCCCGCTTAAGCATATTGTTGGTATAGAACAGCGAGAGCACATATATGACATGGCTTCCCTTATTATTGGTGAAATATCCGGTCGTTACGCACGTTCTGGATTTATTAGAACCATAATAGTACCCGGGTGGGCTTCAAAATGCATTAAATTGAAAGAGCCATCGATTACGGAAGATAATTTGGGTATGAAGACTTGGGGATCGGCTTTAGTTTTGTCTGAAAAACTAGTTCAAAATCACATCCAACTCCTTAGGGAACCTATATTAGAGGCTGGCTCAGGAACCGGACTAGTTGGCATAGTGTGTAGGAAACTTGGTTACCACAACATACTGGCAACGGATCTTCCCCCTATTGTTGAGAATCTAAAAATCAACTACACTCTAAATGGATTCGATGACTCTGCCTCTAGCTGTCAGGTTTTGGACTGGTCAAACCCAACTTCCTTCCTACAAAAGAACGGCAATCTACGATATAGCACTATCATCCTTAGTGATCCGATTTACTCGAAGGAGCACCCTTACTGGATTCAAAATGTTCttgatatttttctctcccGTGATCATGATGCTAGAGTCCTTGTACAACTTCCTATTAGGGATAGATTTGGAAAAACTCGTCAACTATTGTGGAGATTGCTTGGTCAGCTAGGACTAATATGTATCCTTGAAGAGAGTAACTCGGGATATGATGACTTTGGCGAATGCACATATGTACTCAAAGAGTATCAATGGAAATAGAGTATTTCAAATACAATGACTAATATGTCAAAACACGAGTAGTATCAGTTAATTACACACTTTCATTTGGTCTTTCTAGTATCACCTTCACCCTTATCGTTTATCTCCCCGTCTCTATCAAAACCAAGTACAGCTGGTTCTTCCTGAATTCCCAAAAAGCTTCTTTTGTATGCAGTTTCCTCAGCGTTGCctacttcttcatcctcatcttcatcataaaAGCTGTCCAAATCATCGCTATAAATACTGgtatcttcttgatcacCATCATAACGATTGACTCTAGACTGATactcaatttcttcttcgtgCTCATCTGGCGATGCCTGCCTACCGTAGCCTTTCGTCACATTACGCCCCTTCGCAATGGCCCTCTCAATGCTAAGCCTATTtttaatgaaaagaagggtTGGATAGGTAACGTGTTCTCCATTCTTTATCGTTTCTCCTAATCGTTCTTCTGTTGGATCACTGAGAAGATACATATAATCCGTTAGTCGAATTTTAGGGAACAAGGTGATATTTCCGCCGAAtcgttgaagaaagagatttgACCAATCGCTTTCTGCTAAATTGGGAAATAACTGGAATTCTCTAATCAACTTGAGCCATTTTATAATCTCCAATTTTATCAAATTCTCAAGGTATGCAGGTATAAACCCACCTCTGAATGTCTTTCCACTCTTTCGTACAATTGGTTTACCAATGTCACCCCTATTTTTGAATATCCAAAGCATCACATGTGGATTTACCTGAGAAACAACGGAAAATTTAACATTGTAGTAAGCATTTAATGCCTCTAATGGAATATCTGTTCGCATTGAACCATCTCTCCATTTGTTCccaaaagagaaaggtTCAATTGTCTTTAAATCGCTTGCCTTCTGCATTAGTACCACCGGTTGTAATATACCAGGGACGGCAGCAGAAGCTAGGATCGAAGACCATATACAACAATTCGGAGAAGTGATCTCATTGCAAAGAATAGTTGGAGAATGAATATCGTTAGGTACAGTTGATATGTTCAACATCTTTCCTGTACGTTCGTGCAATTCCTTAAAAGTGGTAGAGCCCATAGTCCACCATTGAGCTATGCGAGCCCACTGAACTGCATCAAACCGTGCACCTGTTTTCCACCACCTTTTAAACCAAACTCGGAAGGGGTCGTTTCCAATAAGTGTCATTCGGTGCGCTAGTTTTGGTTGTATAAGCTTGAGAAGTTCTTCGTTTGTCCTGGTTCCAACCAACCCTGCAATAGCGCCACCACCAGAAGTGCCACTAATAATTTGTGGTAAAAGGTCATTTTCAAGAAGGGCTTTTATGACTCCAAAATGATTATAGCAGAAGGAAGCCCCCCCAGAAAGTGCCAAAGCAGTTTTACCATAATTTCGGGAAACAATCTTAAAGAATGTATGCTTATCAGAGAGAGATATTTTGTCAGTCGTAAGGATTGCATTAATCGATGCCACAACTTCTGTTTTATATCTCTCTATGAGATCCTTGGTCCCATAGTAGCAATGCGAATACATGATGGGATTCTCTATACCAACGAAATTCGACTTGAGACAACTCTGTAGCACCACCAATAATTTATCGTACTTGCGCTCTCCTCTGAGCTTTTTCATATCAGAGACCGTACGTCGCAAGGTACGCCAGTCGTAGTAGCGATACTTATCTTCATGACACCAACTGTTTAAGTCAAGATATTCATCCAATTGCTTAGCGGTGGCGACATATTCAGCGTAGCTATGGGCGTTTTCTAGATCCTTAACTAATTCACTGCCTTTCTTGTCcctaaaaaaaattaaCTTCTCGGACACAAAGATAGAAAGACGTACAAGAAGGTATCCAAATGAAAGTACAATCAACCAAAGAAGCGTAATAACAAGCAATGGGTAatgaagaatggaaaaTGTAAGAGAGGATTCTTCGGGGAGAACTTGTCGCTTCCTCGTATGCGGCGAACTAGAGGTATTCGGACTCTTGGTCAGGTTATAAACAGGCTTCCAATCTGACTGTGATGTAATCGTGGGCACCCTAGAAAGATGGTAGACAGAACTGGTATCCTCGGCATTCATGGAAGGAGAGTCCATATCGTCATAAGCCAATGCATCGCCAAATGCTTCTAAATCATCCTCGTTGATAAATTCGGCATCTAAACTAGAAGGATCCTCACCCATTGTATATACGCTTATAAAAACAGAAAAtatagaagaaatgaaaacaGATCAACATTCTTACTTATAATTTCAGTCCCAATTAGCGTATCCTTTTCCCGTCCCTTGACGGGGATTTACAAAAATAATTATGCCGAGAAGGATCCGAATACAAAACTGTAGATTTTCAACGCTTTTTACAAAAGACAGACTTATGACCTTAAAACCATCTAAGAATTACTACATGCAAATATAGACACAAACAAGCAAAAACCACGGGTATCACTTCAAGCTTCTCCGAAGCATGTCGGTCTTGTATTCATTAAAATTGAAGGACGTTTTCCGCCTCAGcaaatttcttcttctcctcatgGTCTCGGTAAGgtcatcattttcatcatcctcttcatcacctatttcttcctcgtcAAGAGGTCTAAATGCAAAGCTCTCATTCAACTTTCCGTAGTTGAGCCGACCTTCTTTGCTTCCTAGTTTGGATCCTCCTTGTTGACCTGCAATGATATTGG is a window encoding:
- a CDS encoding uncharacterized protein (EggNog:ENOG41); translation: MGEDPSSLDAEFINEDDLEAFGDALAYDDMDSPSMNAEDTSSVYHLSRVPTITSQSDWKPVYNLTKSPNTSSSPHTRKRQVLPEESSLTFSILHYPLLVITLLWLIVLSFGYLLVRLSIFVSEKLIFFRDKKGSELVKDLENAHSYAEYVATAKQLDEYLDLNSWCHEDKYRYYDWRTLRRTVSDMKKLRGERKYDKLLVVLQSCLKSNFVGIENPIMYSHCYYGTKDLIERYKTEVVASINAILTTDKISLSDKHTFFKIVSRNYGKTALALSGGASFCYNHFGVIKALLENDLLPQIISGTSGGGAIAGLVGTRTNEELLKLIQPKLAHRMTLIGNDPFRVWFKRWWKTGARFDAVQWARIAQWWTMGSTTFKELHERTGKMLNISTVPNDIHSPTILCNEITSPNCCIWSSILASAAVPGILQPVVLMQKASDLKTIEPFSFGNKWRDGSMRTDIPLEALNAYYNVKFSVVSQVNPHVMLWIFKNRGDIGKPIVRKSGKTFRGGFIPAYLENLIKLEIIKWLKLIREFQLFPNLAESDWSNLFLQRFGGNITLFPKIRLTDYMYLLSDPTEERLGETIKNGEHVTYPTLLFIKNRLSIERAIAKGRNVTKGYGRQASPDEHEEEIEYQSRVNRYDGDQEDTSIYSDDLDSFYDEDEDEEVGNAEETAYKRSFLGIQEEPAVLGFDRDGEINDKGEGDTRKTK